One window of Leptospira barantonii genomic DNA carries:
- the murA gene encoding UDP-N-acetylglucosamine 1-carboxyvinyltransferase, with protein sequence MSSSYFKIIGKTPLHGTVVPQGNKNEALPLLGAVCMVPGTVRISNIPVISDVLMLMEVLRHLGMEITEEEPGTYTFKHDGNLKNQLPEELCSHIRGAVTLAGPILAMTGRVFLPKPGGDKIGRRRLDTHLLALQALGASIEVFPDGYEIKADRLRGTDILMDEASVTGTENAVMAAVFAEGTTILRHAASEPHVQRLCNFLNSSGAKISGIGSNILTIEGVSSLKPPEKEHRIGSDYLEVGSFISLAAVTGGELMIRDVELEDIRMIRMVYSRLGIEVRPHENGILVPSDQKMEIIPDYHGATPKIDDSPWPGFPADMTSVALVTATQCKGTVLIHEKMFESRLFFVDNIIAMGAQIILCDPHRAIVIGHSRLYGQKVASPDIRAGMAMIIAALCAEGTSYIHNIGQIDRGFENIDTRLRALGARIERVRED encoded by the coding sequence ATGAGTTCTTCGTATTTTAAGATCATTGGAAAGACCCCTCTTCATGGAACCGTGGTTCCACAGGGAAATAAAAATGAGGCACTTCCGTTACTCGGCGCCGTTTGTATGGTTCCGGGAACCGTTCGTATCAGCAACATTCCGGTCATCTCCGACGTGCTGATGCTGATGGAAGTTCTGCGTCATTTGGGTATGGAGATTACGGAAGAAGAACCCGGAACTTATACGTTTAAACACGACGGCAATTTAAAAAATCAATTACCCGAGGAACTCTGTTCTCACATTCGCGGAGCCGTAACTTTAGCGGGTCCGATTCTCGCGATGACCGGAAGAGTATTCTTACCCAAACCGGGCGGAGATAAAATAGGAAGAAGAAGATTGGATACGCATCTTCTCGCCTTACAGGCGTTAGGCGCAAGCATCGAGGTTTTTCCGGACGGATACGAAATCAAAGCCGATCGTCTTCGAGGCACCGACATTTTGATGGACGAAGCCTCCGTTACCGGAACGGAGAATGCGGTGATGGCCGCCGTCTTCGCCGAAGGCACCACGATTCTTCGTCACGCCGCAAGCGAACCTCACGTACAAAGACTTTGTAATTTTCTAAATTCTTCGGGTGCAAAAATCTCCGGAATCGGTTCGAACATTCTTACCATCGAAGGAGTTTCTTCTTTAAAACCTCCCGAGAAAGAACACAGAATCGGATCGGATTATTTGGAAGTCGGTTCGTTTATCAGCTTGGCCGCCGTGACCGGCGGAGAACTTATGATCCGCGACGTGGAACTCGAAGACATTCGTATGATTCGAATGGTTTATTCTCGCCTTGGAATCGAAGTGCGTCCTCACGAAAACGGGATCTTAGTTCCTTCCGATCAGAAGATGGAAATCATTCCCGATTATCACGGAGCAACACCGAAGATAGACGATTCTCCCTGGCCCGGTTTTCCGGCGGACATGACCTCGGTCGCGCTTGTTACCGCGACTCAGTGTAAGGGAACCGTTTTGATTCACGAGAAAATGTTTGAGTCAAGACTCTTCTTCGTGGATAATATCATCGCTATGGGAGCTCAAATCATTCTTTGTGATCCGCACAGAGCCATCGTGATCGGTCATTCCAGATTGTACGGACAAAAGGTCGCAAGCCCGGATATCCGCGCAGGAATGGCGATGATCATCGCGGCTCTTTGTGCGGAAGGAACGAGTTATATTCACAACATCGGTCAGATCGATCGGGGTTTTGAAAACATCGACACTCGTCTGCGCGCGTTAGGCGCAAGAATCGAAAGAGTCAGGGAAGATTGA
- a CDS encoding acyltransferase family protein produces the protein MTRQIFSYLFSPFLKNEKEIQALNGIRAIAILLVIVYHVWLPFGVADFPQILKNTISNFNSGVDLFFVLSGFLIYSGILKYSDHPERFKKGKFFLARSLRIFPAYYVCLLILYLYFQGQFDRLSLIENPNEFQLAELKSVSEVLRSSYADFLYISNYTKQRLSLVGWSLSIEEQFYLILPFFATWFLFRLNANRRILILSVLYTVPLIFRIFYVIDDANLSVLIYSHTRMDSLVIGMILAEIKVLSSRRDSFLLFLGIAALTIGHVFPLEHWFRKTLGYNFFNIGYAILIYLSLNEQGRIARVLSSAIFRPIARLSYTMYLWNILIAGVAVSKVFSGVSQPHAGHFVLAIFTAIVYCFLFSWILYLIVEKPFLVLKERILSSEKSAVFR, from the coding sequence ATGACGCGTCAGATTTTTAGTTATCTATTCTCGCCGTTTCTAAAAAACGAAAAAGAAATCCAAGCCTTAAACGGAATCCGAGCGATCGCAATTCTTCTTGTAATTGTTTACCACGTCTGGCTTCCCTTCGGCGTAGCCGACTTTCCGCAAATTCTTAAGAACACGATCTCGAATTTCAACTCGGGAGTGGATCTGTTTTTTGTGCTCAGCGGATTCTTGATATATTCAGGAATCCTAAAATACTCCGACCATCCGGAACGTTTCAAAAAAGGAAAATTCTTTTTGGCCCGCTCCTTAAGAATTTTTCCGGCCTATTACGTTTGTCTTTTGATTCTGTATTTATACTTTCAGGGGCAATTCGATCGATTGTCCCTGATCGAAAACCCGAACGAGTTTCAACTCGCGGAGCTCAAATCGGTTTCCGAAGTTCTACGAAGTAGTTACGCGGACTTTCTCTATATTTCCAATTATACGAAACAAAGGCTTTCGTTGGTCGGTTGGTCCTTGTCGATCGAAGAACAGTTTTATCTCATTCTTCCCTTTTTTGCGACTTGGTTTCTGTTTCGGTTGAACGCCAACCGGAGAATTTTGATCCTTTCCGTACTGTATACAGTTCCCCTAATATTTAGAATTTTTTATGTTATCGACGATGCGAATTTAAGTGTTTTGATTTATTCTCACACGAGAATGGACAGCCTTGTGATCGGAATGATCCTGGCGGAAATCAAAGTTTTATCGTCGCGACGCGATTCTTTTCTTTTGTTTTTAGGAATCGCCGCCTTAACGATCGGACACGTTTTCCCTCTCGAACACTGGTTTCGAAAAACGCTCGGTTATAATTTTTTCAACATAGGGTACGCGATCTTGATCTATTTATCTTTAAACGAACAAGGAAGAATCGCGCGAGTTTTAAGTTCGGCGATCTTCAGACCGATCGCAAGACTCAGTTATACGATGTATCTTTGGAATATTCTAATCGCAGGCGTCGCGGTCTCCAAGGTTTTTTCCGGCGTTTCCCAACCGCACGCAGGCCATTTCGTATTAGCAATTTTTACCGCGATCGTTTATTGTTTTTTATTCTCTTGGATTTTGTATCTGATCGTAGAAAAACCGTTCTTAGTCTTAAAGGAAAGAATTCTTTCCTCCGAGAAATCCGCAGTATTCCGGTGA
- a CDS encoding apolipoprotein N-acyltransferase, which produces MDNLHHRFQEFQKTIWFDIFCYFWTGLFSFLAFAPVSLSHFVWIAPFGLFWLSLKYHGKYKKLFYQGLIIGVVFYAISFHWIIHMAITFGNFPYVVAILILLFAGLLFSLKFPIFMMSFSFLSGKIGRHSVWVAGFCGLLSELIGPQLFPWYWGNLAAGNLILAQNVEITGVYGISFLVFVVSYTLFQSNPWHWKEIINSKEKRKQYLRFVALPALLLLSFVVSGAILYKKWENVKPTKSLNVLIIQPDAPLSFRDGREVKESIEALMARIEKLTDEGVAKMGKKPDLIVLPEAGVPFFSAHSTPVTTVARRLYWHRFDSLMFLLANRYKANVFFNEIDAGYKGEPGARNLRYYNNNVLYDPNGDRRDAYQKKFLLMFGEYMPFDFLYELSQQTGRFEPGLTHNLIRYYSPADKEKAPKGLHLGWLDTENLNHEAVRSYYESAKTDVQESGKFLPLICYEVILPEFVREFRTAGNPEFIVNLTNDKWYGTTTESDQHMELGRLRSIELRRWMVRSTNSGISANIDHLGRFVGGKKTDLMKAESLSETVDVIDSPPTFYTQYGNLIPWLMLFLTGLYYLNVLIGIRRGKKLKTA; this is translated from the coding sequence ATGGACAATTTACATCATCGTTTTCAAGAGTTCCAGAAAACAATCTGGTTCGATATCTTTTGTTATTTTTGGACGGGCCTTTTTTCCTTCTTAGCGTTTGCACCCGTTTCACTCAGTCATTTTGTTTGGATCGCACCTTTCGGACTTTTCTGGTTGAGTTTGAAATATCACGGAAAGTATAAAAAACTTTTTTACCAGGGTCTTATCATCGGAGTCGTCTTTTATGCGATTTCGTTTCATTGGATCATTCATATGGCGATTACGTTCGGAAATTTTCCGTATGTGGTTGCGATTCTCATTCTTCTTTTTGCGGGACTTTTATTCAGTTTAAAGTTTCCGATTTTTATGATGAGTTTTTCCTTTTTATCGGGAAAGATCGGACGTCATTCCGTTTGGGTCGCCGGGTTTTGCGGGCTTTTGTCCGAGTTGATCGGTCCTCAGTTGTTTCCTTGGTATTGGGGAAATCTTGCGGCGGGGAATCTGATTCTCGCGCAGAATGTGGAGATCACCGGAGTTTACGGAATCAGCTTTTTAGTTTTTGTGGTTTCTTATACTTTGTTTCAATCCAATCCATGGCATTGGAAAGAAATTATTAATTCAAAGGAAAAGAGAAAACAATATCTTCGTTTTGTTGCGTTGCCCGCGTTATTGCTTTTGAGCTTTGTCGTTTCAGGGGCGATTCTTTATAAAAAATGGGAGAATGTAAAGCCCACCAAGTCTTTGAATGTTTTGATCATTCAACCGGACGCTCCTTTGAGTTTTAGAGACGGAAGAGAAGTCAAAGAATCGATCGAAGCTCTTATGGCCCGTATCGAAAAGTTGACGGACGAGGGTGTTGCGAAAATGGGAAAGAAGCCGGATTTGATCGTTCTTCCCGAAGCGGGTGTTCCGTTCTTTTCCGCGCACAGTACACCGGTTACGACCGTTGCGCGCAGGCTCTACTGGCATCGATTCGATTCTTTGATGTTTCTTTTGGCCAATCGATATAAGGCGAACGTATTCTTCAACGAAATCGACGCAGGCTATAAGGGAGAACCGGGAGCTCGTAATTTAAGATATTATAATAATAACGTATTGTATGATCCGAACGGAGATCGCAGGGACGCGTATCAAAAGAAATTTCTTTTGATGTTCGGAGAATACATGCCTTTCGATTTTCTTTACGAACTCAGTCAACAAACTGGAAGATTCGAACCGGGCCTGACTCATAATTTGATTCGTTATTATTCTCCGGCGGATAAGGAAAAGGCGCCGAAAGGTCTGCATCTGGGTTGGCTTGATACGGAGAATCTGAATCACGAAGCGGTCCGTTCTTATTATGAATCCGCAAAGACGGACGTTCAAGAATCCGGTAAGTTTCTTCCGTTGATTTGTTACGAGGTCATTCTCCCAGAGTTCGTCCGAGAATTTAGAACGGCGGGAAATCCCGAATTTATCGTAAATCTTACGAACGATAAGTGGTATGGAACCACGACCGAAAGCGATCAGCATATGGAGCTCGGCCGATTGAGATCTATCGAATTGAGAAGATGGATGGTGCGTTCCACCAATTCGGGAATTTCCGCAAACATCGATCATTTGGGAAGATTTGTGGGTGGTAAAAAAACTGACCTGATGAAGGCCGAGTCGCTTTCTGAAACGGTAGATGTGATCGATTCTCCACCTACGTTTTATACGCAGTATGGAAATTTGATTCCTTGGTTGATGCTTTTCTTAACCGGACTTTACTATCTCAATGTTTTGATCGGAATTCGGAGAGGGAAAAAATTGAAGACGGCTTAG
- a CDS encoding LEA type 2 family protein: MPKVNKILNGIVFRFSRVSIGWILFLGISILLHSCSALKDNYKALQKCKFQVLSLETQKAELISFPPVPKILFLAKVEIENPNEIDVTLHKFDLSFFVPDQTEKESELARVVSNEKIVLPALQKKIVDLQVETLFEKKMDRNLLQIALGILQAGLAGKELNFSVRGSFEYETIFGPVQIPVNEKIPLKTGKKNGLGL; encoded by the coding sequence ATGCCGAAGGTAAATAAGATTTTGAACGGGATCGTTTTCCGGTTTTCGCGAGTTTCGATCGGATGGATTCTTTTTTTAGGAATTTCGATTCTTTTACATTCTTGTTCGGCTTTGAAAGACAATTACAAGGCTCTTCAAAAATGTAAGTTTCAGGTTTTGTCTCTGGAAACACAAAAGGCGGAATTGATTTCTTTTCCGCCCGTTCCTAAGATTCTTTTTTTAGCGAAGGTTGAAATCGAAAATCCGAACGAAATCGATGTGACCCTTCATAAGTTCGATCTTTCATTTTTTGTACCGGATCAAACCGAAAAAGAATCGGAGCTGGCCCGCGTTGTATCCAACGAGAAGATCGTTCTGCCCGCTCTTCAGAAAAAGATAGTGGACCTTCAGGTGGAAACACTTTTCGAAAAGAAGATGGATCGAAATCTTCTTCAGATCGCGTTGGGAATTTTACAAGCCGGGCTTGCCGGAAAGGAACTCAACTTTTCGGTTCGAGGAAGTTTCGAATACGAGACGATCTTCGGTCCGGTTCAGATTCCGGTGAACGAAAAAATTCCTTTGAAAACGGGAAAGAAGAACGGCCTTGGACTTTGA
- a CDS encoding LIC_13246 family protein has product MKDTIDLNRGEWMKLISKKEEFCRIVSTLNRFYIPRIPFSKLNEGQRMRLRLGENPVKDFEVFFKKNREYEFFVFLKMEGRFESWIHLDGIQKERDRFLKEGKTDHDIFKLICVSDLYENHCVFAGEEETKTLKVKDSA; this is encoded by the coding sequence ATGAAAGACACAATCGATTTAAATCGAGGGGAATGGATGAAGCTGATTTCAAAGAAGGAAGAATTCTGTCGAATCGTATCCACGTTAAACCGCTTCTATATTCCGAGAATTCCGTTTTCTAAGTTGAACGAAGGTCAAAGGATGAGGCTTCGTCTTGGGGAGAATCCAGTAAAAGACTTCGAAGTGTTTTTCAAAAAAAACCGAGAATACGAGTTCTTCGTTTTCTTAAAGATGGAAGGTCGTTTCGAATCTTGGATTCATTTGGACGGAATTCAGAAAGAAAGGGATCGATTCTTAAAAGAGGGAAAAACGGATCACGATATTTTTAAACTGATCTGTGTTTCGGATCTTTATGAAAACCATTGTGTTTTTGCCGGGGAAGAGGAGACGAAAACTCTGAAAGTGAAAGATTCTGCTTGA
- a CDS encoding (2Fe-2S) ferredoxin domain-containing protein, whose protein sequence is MSNFYTKHVFVCENVRAEGERVSCGRSGSIQLLASLKKKMKDLPIAGKIRIQRAGCLDRCELGPVQVCYPEGRWFSLRTEEDVDIFLKYYIQSEQIEKIEHLIIKENQ, encoded by the coding sequence ATGTCGAACTTTTATACCAAACATGTTTTCGTCTGCGAAAACGTAAGAGCCGAAGGGGAAAGGGTTTCTTGCGGGCGTTCGGGTTCGATTCAACTTCTTGCCTCCCTCAAAAAAAAGATGAAGGATCTCCCGATCGCGGGAAAAATCAGAATTCAAAGAGCGGGTTGTCTGGATCGATGCGAACTCGGTCCCGTTCAAGTCTGTTATCCGGAGGGACGATGGTTCTCCCTAAGAACGGAAGAGGACGTGGATATATTCTTAAAATATTATATACAATCGGAACAAATTGAAAAGATCGAACATTTAATCATTAAGGAAAACCAATGA
- a CDS encoding DUF1772 domain-containing protein, with translation MFRNKIFPFFMTSNTLPTKIILFSALFTYSWIVSQSYMYVIALENVQMAMDAPSYIELRQLLDTSFKANFKFAMIGALVSNLLLVIFTARNYRSPFFIAAALSFLALIVDTLLTLKGNVPLNELINTWTATSYPADWSETRTKWLRIFHYRQMANGSGFVILLAGTIFGLRDTSYTRNQ, from the coding sequence TTGTTCCGCAATAAAATATTTCCATTCTTTATGACGAGCAATACGTTACCCACAAAAATCATCCTCTTCTCCGCGTTGTTCACTTACAGCTGGATCGTTAGTCAATCTTACATGTATGTAATCGCACTTGAGAATGTGCAAATGGCGATGGACGCCCCCTCTTATATCGAACTACGTCAACTGCTCGATACAAGTTTCAAAGCGAATTTCAAGTTTGCTATGATCGGTGCACTTGTAAGCAATCTCTTGCTCGTGATTTTCACGGCTCGCAACTATCGCAGTCCGTTCTTTATTGCGGCCGCGCTTTCGTTTCTTGCATTGATAGTAGATACTCTATTGACTTTAAAAGGGAACGTTCCCCTCAACGAACTGATCAACACATGGACTGCAACGAGCTACCCGGCCGATTGGTCGGAGACCCGCACAAAATGGCTTCGAATTTTTCATTATCGTCAGATGGCGAACGGTTCCGGTTTTGTGATTTTACTCGCGGGAACGATCTTCGGTCTGCGCGATACGAGTTATACGAGAAATCAATAA
- a CDS encoding zinc-binding dehydrogenase gives MNLPKTYKALELREYSENKNRATIVEKTIRPLKKGEVLIRMHSASINPSDLMFLRGLYGIKKKLPVVPGFEGSGTVVASGGGLYGSYLKGKNVACTAPGRGDGVYAEYMITDAFSCLAIGNDLSLEQGACLYVNPITAIAMVEQAQKIGAKALVQTAAASALGKMVVGIAARKGMKVINVVRKPEQEEALKAVGAEHILNSETSNFDRQLRVLSNELKATVCLDAVAGELTARVLGAMPYGSRVIVYGALSEKEIPLHAGLMIFQDKKVEGFWLSTWAPQQSFYKIWKLSRELRSLAKKELKTDIAARFPLEKAAEAIDNYAVNMTKGKVLIQTPYAEGK, from the coding sequence ATGAATCTCCCAAAAACATACAAAGCGTTAGAACTCAGAGAATACAGCGAGAATAAAAATCGAGCGACCATTGTGGAAAAAACGATTCGTCCTTTGAAAAAAGGAGAAGTGTTGATTCGGATGCATTCCGCTTCCATCAATCCTTCGGATCTTATGTTTTTGAGAGGGCTCTACGGAATCAAAAAGAAACTTCCTGTTGTTCCGGGTTTTGAAGGAAGTGGAACCGTTGTGGCTTCCGGTGGAGGACTTTACGGTTCTTATTTAAAAGGGAAGAATGTAGCCTGTACCGCACCCGGAAGAGGGGACGGTGTTTACGCGGAATATATGATTACCGATGCGTTCAGTTGTCTTGCGATCGGAAACGATCTTTCCTTGGAACAAGGAGCTTGTCTTTATGTAAACCCGATCACCGCGATCGCGATGGTCGAACAAGCGCAGAAAATCGGAGCAAAGGCTTTGGTTCAAACCGCGGCCGCGAGTGCACTTGGAAAGATGGTGGTGGGAATCGCCGCCCGCAAAGGAATGAAAGTGATCAACGTGGTTCGTAAGCCCGAACAGGAAGAAGCGTTGAAAGCCGTAGGCGCGGAACATATTCTAAATTCCGAAACTTCCAATTTCGATAGACAGTTGAGAGTTCTTTCAAACGAACTCAAGGCCACGGTCTGTTTGGACGCGGTCGCCGGAGAATTAACCGCAAGAGTTTTAGGAGCGATGCCTTACGGAAGTAGAGTCATCGTTTACGGCGCCCTTTCGGAAAAAGAGATTCCATTACATGCAGGACTTATGATATTCCAAGATAAGAAGGTGGAAGGTTTTTGGCTGTCGACTTGGGCTCCTCAACAAAGTTTTTATAAAATATGGAAACTTTCCAGAGAACTCAGATCTCTTGCAAAGAAGGAATTGAAGACCGACATCGCGGCGCGTTTTCCGCTTGAGAAGGCGGCAGAAGCGATCGACAACTACGCGGTGAATATGACCAAAGGAAAAGTTTTGATTCAAACTCCGTATGCCGAAGGTAAATAA
- a CDS encoding LIC13259/LIC11441 family protein has protein sequence MQRILFLSISILVFLSVCKKAQPQITETEKDALQRVLVENESIHGFLMKEENKIPDISKLVARVQELSSLNGGLKESAEKMENSLKDKETKDVEKFFLAYSSFSDNLADGLKLAGGNGVFNKFFCPMVNKSWVSHGTKIQNPYAPEMRDCGDLVP, from the coding sequence ATGCAGAGAATTTTATTCTTATCAATCAGTATTCTCGTCTTTTTATCCGTTTGTAAAAAAGCTCAGCCTCAAATCACCGAAACCGAAAAGGACGCCCTACAACGGGTTCTCGTGGAAAACGAATCCATCCACGGTTTCTTAATGAAGGAAGAGAATAAAATTCCCGACATAAGCAAGTTAGTCGCTCGTGTTCAGGAACTTTCTTCCCTCAACGGTGGTTTGAAGGAATCCGCCGAAAAAATGGAGAATTCTTTAAAAGACAAGGAAACGAAGGACGTCGAAAAATTCTTCCTAGCCTATTCTTCCTTTTCGGACAACCTCGCGGACGGTCTCAAACTGGCCGGTGGAAACGGGGTTTTTAACAAATTCTTTTGCCCGATGGTAAACAAGAGCTGGGTAAGCCACGGAACCAAAATTCAAAATCCTTACGCGCCCGAAATGAGAGATTGCGGAGATTTAGTTCCCTAA
- a CDS encoding DUF1564 domain-containing protein — protein MGILLLSSDQNLRSILQERKTEVVTLLIPELTLLGYREKELRLLGKRIPMLLRRYGKYLTAIPRLGKNARKTLYQVSPGPKKMRRVNVRLSTGSWAFLGMLAFVHGVSRCYLFNYLLWLDEVGVGDYTVNTMNEGGPTFHKNYSYILHLDLLNNSIIRRLETEPTDTFHVLDYRDWFDS, from the coding sequence ATGGGAATTCTTCTCTTAAGCTCGGATCAAAATCTTCGTTCCATTCTTCAGGAAAGGAAAACGGAAGTGGTTACTCTTCTGATTCCTGAGTTGACTTTGCTCGGTTATCGCGAAAAGGAGCTGAGGCTTCTTGGGAAAAGAATTCCAATGCTTTTGCGGAGATATGGAAAGTATCTGACTGCGATTCCTCGTTTGGGGAAGAATGCGCGGAAAACGTTGTATCAGGTCAGTCCGGGTCCGAAGAAGATGCGTCGAGTGAATGTTCGGCTGAGTACAGGAAGTTGGGCTTTTTTAGGAATGCTCGCGTTCGTGCACGGGGTGTCTCGCTGTTATCTTTTCAATTATCTTCTTTGGTTGGATGAGGTAGGAGTCGGAGATTATACCGTGAATACGATGAATGAAGGAGGTCCCACATTTCACAAAAATTACAGTTATATCCTCCACCTCGATCTCCTCAATAACAGCATAATTCGCAGATTAGAAACCGAACCAACCGACACATTCCACGTTTTAGATTACAGAGACTGGTTCGATTCCTAA
- a CDS encoding LIC13255 family lipoprotein → MKNFRFDLNLFPKLALFGLIFCLGCYQKNTDADFYTFEEANTKLIFAYESKDVTCNTSRRVTAFVPGRSRKKDIDLCVNAVLAVSCQSWASTSADSTPATCKAIEFRY, encoded by the coding sequence ATGAAGAATTTCAGGTTCGATCTCAACCTGTTTCCGAAACTCGCTTTGTTCGGATTGATTTTTTGCTTAGGCTGTTATCAGAAAAATACGGACGCCGATTTTTATACGTTCGAAGAAGCAAATACGAAATTGATTTTCGCATACGAATCCAAGGATGTGACTTGCAATACGAGCAGAAGAGTTACGGCCTTTGTTCCGGGACGTTCCCGCAAAAAGGATATCGATCTTTGTGTGAACGCGGTTCTCGCGGTGAGTTGCCAGTCCTGGGCTTCGACCTCTGCGGATTCAACACCGGCCACTTGTAAGGCGATCGAGTTCCGATATTGA
- a CDS encoding DUF2809 domain-containing protein, which produces MKRRLIYIGLVLFFLGLCFLILQFFGFNRFIRGFIGDVVVVMLLYVFFKSIADFDPVKLSIFIIVFSFSVEVFQYFKMLRLFGFEETRSTKIIFGSVFDWMDLLAYLIGVFLIFYFDTLVIHKFLKKKLEVEV; this is translated from the coding sequence ATGAAGAGGAGATTGATATACATAGGCCTTGTATTGTTTTTTTTAGGTCTGTGTTTTTTAATTCTTCAGTTCTTTGGGTTCAATCGTTTTATCCGAGGTTTTATCGGCGACGTGGTCGTGGTTATGCTTCTTTATGTTTTTTTCAAATCGATTGCCGATTTTGATCCCGTTAAATTATCGATTTTTATAATCGTGTTTTCGTTTTCCGTGGAAGTGTTTCAATATTTTAAGATGCTCCGGCTTTTTGGGTTTGAAGAAACTCGGAGTACGAAAATCATTTTCGGTTCGGTGTTTGACTGGATGGATTTATTAGCATATCTCATTGGCGTTTTTTTAATTTTTTATTTCGATACATTGGTCATTCACAAGTTTTTAAAAAAGAAACTTGAAGTCGAGGTTTGA
- a CDS encoding 4Fe-4S dicluster domain-containing protein: MNRKDFFKKGLARMFDLAQESAADLASGFKEIVSEDSSSSTPEKNQQTQTGPASKKTKAKKTSKETGFILPQQIKPNRKRKIRNVQSPPGALDEMQFLKKCTGCGDCIYACPYSVLFPVFDETSEKHIPRMDVNLNACMLCKDWPCINACKDEALLPLTKAPKFGQAKGIFEFCINHKTGESTCSNCKDSCPVEGVVSFKGNKPSFAKSCTGCGQCVSACPTFPRAIRIQ, from the coding sequence TTGAACCGAAAGGATTTTTTTAAGAAAGGTCTCGCGAGAATGTTCGACCTCGCTCAAGAAAGCGCGGCCGATCTCGCTTCCGGTTTTAAGGAAATCGTTTCCGAAGATTCTTCCTCATCGACACCGGAGAAAAATCAACAAACACAAACCGGGCCCGCTTCCAAAAAAACGAAGGCAAAAAAAACCTCGAAAGAAACCGGATTCATTCTTCCCCAACAAATCAAACCGAATCGAAAACGAAAGATTCGGAACGTTCAATCCCCGCCCGGTGCATTGGATGAAATGCAATTCCTAAAAAAATGTACGGGTTGTGGGGATTGTATTTATGCCTGCCCCTACAGCGTTTTGTTTCCGGTCTTCGACGAAACCTCGGAAAAACATATCCCGAGAATGGACGTAAATCTCAACGCGTGTATGCTTTGTAAGGATTGGCCTTGTATCAACGCGTGTAAGGACGAGGCCCTTCTTCCTTTAACAAAAGCGCCTAAATTCGGACAAGCAAAAGGAATCTTCGAATTTTGTATCAATCACAAAACGGGAGAATCCACCTGCTCGAATTGCAAGGACAGTTGTCCCGTGGAAGGGGTCGTAAGTTTCAAAGGAAACAAACCCTCTTTTGCTAAAAGTTGCACCGGTTGCGGTCAATGTGTTTCCGCTTGCCCTACGTTTCCAAGAGCGATCCGAATTCAGTAA